A region of the Fischerella sp. PCC 9605 genome:
GGGATTTCTGGTGACTTTTCGATCAATGTCGATCTAGGCTACCGTGTCCAAAATGGTCAAGTCATCGGACGTGTCAAGGATACAATGGTGGCAGGTAATGTTTATACGGCGCTAAAACAATTGGTGAAACTGGGTAGTGATGCTGACTGGAACGGTTCATGTTATACTCCGTCTCTAATTGTGGAAGGATTATCTACCACTGGCAGAAACAATTAAAAATTAAAAATTTTCACTAAGTATGGACGATTCAAATAAAAGTCAGGATGGTATCCAACTTGATACATTGATATTTTTTGAACGTATTTACAAGCAGCAGGAATTAGCAGCGAAATTGTTAGGGTTCCTTGGGAATTTCAAAAGGATAGCGATCGCATGCTGTACTTGACTCGTTAGCAGTATGACGGTCAACCTATTTCAGCTTTGATATTGGTCATGAATTGAGAAATCAGGGTTCCCAGTGATAAAAACTGGTTTCCTGACGAAGTGTTTTTTGACTTTTGACCCTTCGCTGCGCTCGAGGGCATGCTTTTGACTTTTGACTTTAATTATGTCTCCCGCTTTGCTGACTCCGTGGATTCGCACAGTCTGGCAGCCGAGAAGAGGTTTAGCGATCGCAGAAGCTTGTATCATCGGTCTAGTCGCTGCCTTCTCTGCTGTATTCTTGAAATTTGGGTCGGGATGGCTAGGGACATGGCGAGTTCATAGTTCCCACGTTTTACCAGCGTGGCTATTCCTACCAACAGTTGGTTTGTGCTTTGGTTTTCTAGCTGGGTTATTGGTGGAGAGGTTAGCGCCAGAAGCAGCTGGTAGTGGTATCCCCCAAGTTAAAGCCTCTCTTGCAAATGTACCAGTTAAACTTTCCTGGCGAGTGGCAGTTGTGAAGTTATTCAGTGCCATCATCGCCTTGGGTTCAGGCATAACTTTAGGGAGACAAGGCCCTACCGTCCAAGTCGGCGCAGCTTTAGCAGGGGGGATGAGTCGCTTGGTTCCTACCTCCCCAGACCATCGCCGCCAGATGATCGCAGCCGGTGCGGGTGCTGGTTTGGCAGCAGCTTTTAATGCCCCCATTGCTGGTGTATTGTTTGTTGTCGAAGAGTTACTTCAAGATTTATCAGAACTGACATTAGGAACCGCCATTATCGCCTCGTTTATTGGTGGAGTCGTCTCGCGTTTGTTGGGTGGTCGCAGTTTGCTACTTAACTTGGAATTGACCAAATCCTCTAGCAGCTTCTCCATTCCGGAAATTCCCTTTTTCCTAGTTTTGGGCGTTTTAGCAGGGTTACTGGCGGCATTATTTAATCAAGGATTGATTAAAAGTATCAAGTTATATCGTCGTTTACACATCAGCTTGCCGCTGCGGGTAGCTTTGGCAGGATTTATCTCTGGTGTTGTAGTTGCAATTTTACCTAATGATTTCCGGAATAATACGGGGTTACGGGAATCTGTAATCGCAGGAGGGGCGGATGCATCCTTGGCTGCACTTGCTTTTTTAGCTCAGTTTATTCTCACCTTAGTAGCATTTGGTTCAGGAGCGCCAGGAGGTTTATTTGCTCCCAGTTTGATTTTAGGTTCCTGCTTAGGATACATCGTGGGTGTGTGCGAAGTCCAATTGTTTGGATTCGGTTCGACCACTACCTACGCTTTAGCAGGTATGGGAGCATTTTTTAGCGCCGTCTCGAAAGTGCCAATTACAGCGATAGTGATTGTATTTGAGATGACAACAGATTTCAATCTGGTGTTACCTTTAATGATTGGCTCTGTCACATCTTACTTGGTTGCCGACAAGCTCATGCCAGGATCGTTGTATACCAAGCTTTTACAATTAAATGGCATTGATATCAAGGAAAAACCAGCCTCTGTCGAAGGTGTATTGACACAGTTAACCGCAAGAGACGTAATGCAGCGACGGGTAGAAACACTGGATGCAGAGATGTCTGTGGAAGAAGTTGTACAGGCTTTCTCTCGCTCCCACCATCGGGGTTTTCCCGTAGTAGAAGAAAATAAACTAATAGGAATTGTGACACAAAGTGATTTACTAAAAATTCACGATCGCAATTTAGCTAAAGATACTCCCCTACGGGAAATCATGACACCCCAGCCAGTGACGGTTACACCCAGACACAACTTGGCTAACGTGCTGTATTTATTGAATCGTCATCAAATCAGCCGCTTGCCAGTGGTAGAAGGGCGAAGATTAATAGGGATAATTACCCGTGCTGATATTATCCGGGCAGAAGCAGACCGTCTTAACTGCGAAAATAGAGAACACGGGCCACAACCGGAACCTTCCTACGTGGTTTATCAAACGCGATCGCCCAGCACTGGCAGAGGTAGATTGTTAGTACCGGTGGCAAACCCCGAAACAGCGGCAATACTGCTACAAATGGCAGCAGCAATTGCCCGCGATCGCCACTACGAAATCGAGTGTTTGCAAGTGATAATTGTTTCTCGCCAGAGTTCCCCTGCCGAAACACCAGTCAGGACGGCAAAAAGTCGGCGGTTACTGCGAAATGCCGAAGTTTTAGGTAAAAAATGGAAAATACCAGTACATACACAGATACGAGTTGCCCACGATATCGCCCATGCAGTTTTAGAGACAATCAAAGAAAGACACATCGATCTGATTTTGATGGGGTGGAAGGGAAACACTTCCACCCCTGGTCGTATTTTTGGTGACGTAGTAGACACCGTTATTCGCCAAGCTACTTGTGAAATGGTGCTGGTGAAATTAGGTAATAGTCAAGAGTCAATAGTCAATAGTCAAAAGTCTCCTCTACTCCCTCTCTTTCCAACTCCCCCACTCTCCCACTCCCTCACTCCGCCACTCCTTCACTCCCCCACTCCTCTCCCCCCTCCCCAATTTAACCGCTGGCTAGTACTAATGGCTGGTGGCCCCAATGCCAGAGCAGCGATAAAATTGTTACCTGCTTTGGTGACATTAGGAAATGACCCCAAAATTCGCCTAACTCGCGTGTTTAAACCATCGGAATTAGAACCAGACATGAGAGTTTTACAAGAAGCGATCCGGACGCTAATGCGTCGTCGCAACTTGTCCAGCACTGTTGTAGCTGCGCCTGTGCAAGCAGATTCAGTGATCGAAGGAGTGATTAACCTGGTAAAAACCGAACGTTATGATGTAGTCGTTCTCGGTGCTTCCCGAGAGAGTATGCTACAACAAGCAGTGAAAGGCAATATACCTGAGGCGATCGCATCTGGTGTGGATAGTACGGTGATTTTGGTGAGGGGAGCGATTAATAATTAAAAATTTATTGTAGATAAAAAAATTACCCCGACGTTTGGGTTTAGCGTCTTGTTTTTTCAGCATCAACTTTATCGGTAAATGACGCTAAACATTGCTCGATTTGGCAATCGCATTTTTGGATTTGATACAAGTTGCGTTCAGATATAGCAGTAGTAATTCGTGCCCTCTCCCCTTCCCCTCTCCCAAATTGGGAGAGGGGCTGGGGGCGAGGGAAGTACTATCTTTGACTGCAACTTAGTATGAGTCTGCATCCAGACAAGCCAGTTCTATCGCTACGATCTAGATGAGATCAGTAACTTTGCTGGAATGAACCTCTATGTCTACTCTCACTGAAGAAATTCTGTCGCAATTACCAGGGGATGTTTTAGGGGGATTGCGTCGTAGCGATCGCATATTAGCATCCATTCGAGAAGGTGAAGCACCAATACCGACGGTAGTCAAACAAAGCCAGCACGATCATGGTGTTGTAGATTGGGATGTTTTAATCTGCGGTGGAACTTTGGGTATTTTAATTGGTTGTGCCTTAGCAGTGCAAGGAGTCCGGGTGGCGTTAATGGAACGGGGTACTTTGCGGGGAAGGGAACAAGAGTGGAATATTTCCCGCAGAGAATTACAAGTGTTCTTAAATTTATCTTTATTAACAGATGCAGAATTGGAAAAAGCGATCGCCACAAAATATAATCCAGCCAGAGTCAGCTTTGGCAACGGGCCAGAAATTTGGGTAGAAGATGTATTGAATATTGGTGTAGATCCAGTGTATTTACTGGAAACTTTGAAACAGCGATTTCTTGCTGCTGGCGGAAAGCTATTTGAAAACACACCTTTTGTAGAAGCGGTAGTTCACCCAGATGGAGTAGTGGTAAACAACCAATTCAAAGCCAGGTTATTAATTGATGCAATGGGACACATTTCTCCCATCACACAGCAAGCACGACAAGGAAAAAAGCCAGATGCGCTGTGCTTAGTTGTTGGTACTTGCGCTCAAGGTTTTCCAGAAAACCATACTGGCGATTTAATATTATCTTTTACACCCATTCAAAACCAGTGCCAATATTTCTGGGAAGCATTTCCAGCCAGGGATGGCAGAACAACTTATATGTTTACCTACATGGATGCAAATCCACAACGTCCAGGTTTAGAAGCTTTGTTTGAGGATTATCTGCACTTGATGCCAACATATCAGAGTGTAGAATTGAGTCAGTTGACATTTCAACGAGCACTATTTGGTTTCTTTCCCTCCTATCGCCAAAGTCCACTGCAAACTCCTTGGAATCGCATCTTGCCAATTGGAGATAGTAGCGGTAGTCAATCTCCCCTCAGTTTTGGAGGTTTTGGTGCAATGGTGCGTCACTTGCAGCGTTTAACCCAAGGCATTTATGAAGCACTGCAAACAAATCAATTATCTGCCAAAGCGCTAGCACTACTGCAACCATATCAACCAAGCTTGAGTGTTACTTGGCTATTTCAAAAAGCGATGAGTGTTGATGTAAATCAAAATATTGCTCCCGATCAAATTAACCAATTGCTATCAGCCGTATTTGGAGAAATGCAACAATTAGGAGAACCAGTACTCAAGCCATTTTTGCAAGATGTAGTACAGTTTTCGGCACTGACACAAACACTGCTAAAAACAAATTTTGCACATCCAGAGATAGCGATCAAAATAATTCCACAAGTAGGTTTAGCAGCCTTATTAGATTGGATGATGCATTACGGAAATTTAGGGATTTATTCTGCATTGTTTCAGCTAAGTAAAATTTTAGAACCGTGGGATAAAAATTTACCCAGTGTTACCAAATACTATTGGTATCGCTGGGTTGATGCTTGGAAATATGGTTCTGGTGGTGATTATTTCGATGAGTAGCCTTTACTTACCAAAACAAATCCCCGTGTTTTACCAGATACCGAATCATGAGTGTTCATAGCCTTCCATAAATCTGTTGTCTTTACCCAAACTGGTGGATATTTGTAACGGGAAACGTCCAGAATCAAGAATCTATCTGTTTGTTCATTGTAAGCAGCTAACGGCGAAATGTGCCCGCCTTTTTCTTGTCCTATTTCTTTCCGTAAATAGTTAACCAGTACAAAATTTCCAGGCTGTTTTAAATTTTCCGCTACTTGTTTGCGAAAATTTTCTAAGTTTGTATTTGCAGCATGATAAACTTGCACTTTAACACCATAGCTTGCTAATAGCTGCCCCATCTGATCTAGCGTCATTCCCATCCGAGAAACAACTTCAGGAGTGATGACTTTTCGCGTTGCTGGGTTACTAAAAAAGTTTTCTTGAGTAAATACGTGGTAGGGCTTATACTCTGGTGCTTCTGGTGCAGGGATTCCTAGACCATTCAGCACCATTACTATACTGGCAACCCCACAATAAGCTTGATTATTTTGAGTTACAAACTGGGTGCTAAGAGGAAAAAAATCTTGTCGAGAACGACTTTCAACTAATAACTTTTCACCCTCAGGTGTGGTAAAGCCAATCAATTTGGGTGACAAAGTTAGAGTCTGAGCAAGAACGCTACTGCCAGTAATATATGCTCCTAAAATTAATGCTTTGATAGAGATTTTAAGTGTTTTGATTACATAAGGTTTCATGTTATTAACGTGAGTTTGACGGGTTGAAAAAGATATCAAAAAAGGCACTCGTCTGTGTTTAGATGAAAAATACGCATGATGTCGATCGCGATGGGAACTATTGTATCTCGGTTGTTTGCTAGCTTCTTCTTATCTATACTTGCAGTGACTGAGTGCTCTCTCGAATGGTTTTAGTCATTAGTCATTGGTCATTGGTCACTTGTTAGTAGTTAGTGGTTAGTGGCTTAACAAGTCAAAAGTCAAAAGCATGCCCTCGAGCGCAGCGAAGGGTCAAAAGTCAAAAAGATTCTTAATTTTGAATTTTGAATTTTGAATTATTTTCTCCCCCTCCCCCACTCTCTCCCTCCTCCAACAGCCCTACCCGTCGGGCTGCAACTATGTAACGGAAAATATACTCTACCAACTCAATGTAGTTACGAGCATTTGTGGGGGAAGATGCCCAAACAGTAACACCGTGATCGCGGATGAGTAGGGCTGGTACTTGCGGAGGAATTTTACTAAATTTTGCTTCTATCTCAGCTGCAATGCGCGGAACTTGTAAATGGTTGGCGAAAACAGGCATAACACAACGGGGATTTTCTTCCCACACTCCCAGTCCTTTGAGCATTTCTAGTGGTGGTAAGGGTAGGGTATCTCCCTGTACGAACCGAGAAACCAAATTTGCTTCCACTGAGTGTACGTGGTAGCAACTCATCGCTTCCGGAAAGAGATTATAGATACTCTGGTGAATGGCAGTTTCAGCAGAGGGCTTTGAGTCACTGCTAGATTGTTCTACCCGTCCATGAGGGTGAATGCGAACAAAATCGCTGGTTGCTAATTCACCTTTCGACTTTCCACTGGCTGTAATCCAGAAGCTACCATCAGGTAAACGTACCGAAAGATTACCGGCGGTTCCTACCATCCAACCCTGTTGGTAAAAGTGACGGGCAGCAGCTATTAACTCAAGACGGGCATCAGTTAGGGTTGGGCTGTTCATAGGGTTAGACTTGTACCAATATTTTTGAGATCCCCCTAAATCCCCCTTGATAAGGGAGATTTTTTAATTATTGCCCCCCTTTTTAAGGAGGGTTGGGGCGATCACTTCCACAATTTCGCTAGGTAGTCACGTATTTCTAAAAAATTGTTCCACGGAATGTAAGGTTTTTGATGTTCTGTCAAATATTGCGCTAAGCGATCGCGGGCAAATACCATCGGTGTTGCCAACGCCATATTCAGGTCAGTAAGCGAGTCACCAATAGCAATTGTCTCATCTGCTAGATACTTTTCCATCACCTGCACTTTGGCAACTAGTTCTGTTCCACCTTCAAACTCTGAATTTACCTGCAAGTACTCACCGCTGGTATCGGCATCGACGGCATGAACGGCATGAAGGCGCTGTATTAGATCGCCCAAAACAACTTCTACCATACCCCGCAGTCCACCAGAAACTACCACTAAAGGTACTTGCTTTGCTTCCAAGAAATCCAACAGTTCTGTGAACCCCAAACGAATTGGTTCTTGTTGAGTAAACTCCAAAATTTCCGAGTAGCGAGAGGATGGAATTGATTCCAAAATTCGCCGAACTCCCTCGCGCAGCGTCAGTTGCCGTGCGTACATTTGGGGTATCAGTTGGGCGGAAAGCTGCGGTGCAAAATGCTTCAGTACCGCCACAAAGGTTTCGGAAACCGTAATAGTGCCGTCAAAGTCGCAAAAAATGATTCGCTTCATTTTCAAGCCACAGCCTGATGCCTGCGAATTGGTGTACCCGTGTATTCAGGAACCCAGCCTTCTGTAGTGGTGAAATAACGTACTGCTTTGACTCGACGTGCTGGTGTGAGATAAAACCAGTGTTCTGTTCTGGCAGGCACGTTGATATACTCTTGTGGTTGCACTGTCAATTCTACTTGGCTGCCATCGGGACGCACAAAGCCAAAAATGCCTTCTCCCGCAACGATGTAGCGTACTTCATCATC
Encoded here:
- a CDS encoding chloride channel protein produces the protein MSPALLTPWIRTVWQPRRGLAIAEACIIGLVAAFSAVFLKFGSGWLGTWRVHSSHVLPAWLFLPTVGLCFGFLAGLLVERLAPEAAGSGIPQVKASLANVPVKLSWRVAVVKLFSAIIALGSGITLGRQGPTVQVGAALAGGMSRLVPTSPDHRRQMIAAGAGAGLAAAFNAPIAGVLFVVEELLQDLSELTLGTAIIASFIGGVVSRLLGGRSLLLNLELTKSSSSFSIPEIPFFLVLGVLAGLLAALFNQGLIKSIKLYRRLHISLPLRVALAGFISGVVVAILPNDFRNNTGLRESVIAGGADASLAALAFLAQFILTLVAFGSGAPGGLFAPSLILGSCLGYIVGVCEVQLFGFGSTTTYALAGMGAFFSAVSKVPITAIVIVFEMTTDFNLVLPLMIGSVTSYLVADKLMPGSLYTKLLQLNGIDIKEKPASVEGVLTQLTARDVMQRRVETLDAEMSVEEVVQAFSRSHHRGFPVVEENKLIGIVTQSDLLKIHDRNLAKDTPLREIMTPQPVTVTPRHNLANVLYLLNRHQISRLPVVEGRRLIGIITRADIIRAEADRLNCENREHGPQPEPSYVVYQTRSPSTGRGRLLVPVANPETAAILLQMAAAIARDRHYEIECLQVIIVSRQSSPAETPVRTAKSRRLLRNAEVLGKKWKIPVHTQIRVAHDIAHAVLETIKERHIDLILMGWKGNTSTPGRIFGDVVDTVIRQATCEMVLVKLGNSQESIVNSQKSPLLPLFPTPPLSHSLTPPLLHSPTPLPPPQFNRWLVLMAGGPNARAAIKLLPALVTLGNDPKIRLTRVFKPSELEPDMRVLQEAIRTLMRRRNLSSTVVAAPVQADSVIEGVINLVKTERYDVVVLGASRESMLQQAVKGNIPEAIASGVDSTVILVRGAINN
- a CDS encoding FAD-dependent oxidoreductase; the encoded protein is MSTLTEEILSQLPGDVLGGLRRSDRILASIREGEAPIPTVVKQSQHDHGVVDWDVLICGGTLGILIGCALAVQGVRVALMERGTLRGREQEWNISRRELQVFLNLSLLTDAELEKAIATKYNPARVSFGNGPEIWVEDVLNIGVDPVYLLETLKQRFLAAGGKLFENTPFVEAVVHPDGVVVNNQFKARLLIDAMGHISPITQQARQGKKPDALCLVVGTCAQGFPENHTGDLILSFTPIQNQCQYFWEAFPARDGRTTYMFTYMDANPQRPGLEALFEDYLHLMPTYQSVELSQLTFQRALFGFFPSYRQSPLQTPWNRILPIGDSSGSQSPLSFGGFGAMVRHLQRLTQGIYEALQTNQLSAKALALLQPYQPSLSVTWLFQKAMSVDVNQNIAPDQINQLLSAVFGEMQQLGEPVLKPFLQDVVQFSALTQTLLKTNFAHPEIAIKIIPQVGLAALLDWMMHYGNLGIYSALFQLSKILEPWDKNLPSVTKYYWYRWVDAWKYGSGGDYFDE
- the mtnB gene encoding methylthioribulose 1-phosphate dehydratase: MNSPTLTDARLELIAAARHFYQQGWMVGTAGNLSVRLPDGSFWITASGKSKGELATSDFVRIHPHGRVEQSSSDSKPSAETAIHQSIYNLFPEAMSCYHVHSVEANLVSRFVQGDTLPLPPLEMLKGLGVWEENPRCVMPVFANHLQVPRIAAEIEAKFSKIPPQVPALLIRDHGVTVWASSPTNARNYIELVEYIFRYIVAARRVGLLEEGESGGGGENNSKFKIQN
- a CDS encoding HAD-IB family phosphatase — encoded protein: MKRIIFCDFDGTITVSETFVAVLKHFAPQLSAQLIPQMYARQLTLREGVRRILESIPSSRYSEILEFTQQEPIRLGFTELLDFLEAKQVPLVVVSGGLRGMVEVVLGDLIQRLHAVHAVDADTSGEYLQVNSEFEGGTELVAKVQVMEKYLADETIAIGDSLTDLNMALATPMVFARDRLAQYLTEHQKPYIPWNNFLEIRDYLAKLWK
- a CDS encoding phytochelatin synthase family protein — its product is MKPYVIKTLKISIKALILGAYITGSSVLAQTLTLSPKLIGFTTPEGEKLLVESRSRQDFFPLSTQFVTQNNQAYCGVASIVMVLNGLGIPAPEAPEYKPYHVFTQENFFSNPATRKVITPEVVSRMGMTLDQMGQLLASYGVKVQVYHAANTNLENFRKQVAENLKQPGNFVLVNYLRKEIGQEKGGHISPLAAYNEQTDRFLILDVSRYKYPPVWVKTTDLWKAMNTHDSVSGKTRGFVLVSKGYSSK